Sequence from the Ornithinimicrobium humiphilum genome:
TGCTCGTCATGGTCCAGCTCGAGGTCGCCGAACGGCTCGCGGCCGGCCCTGGTAGCAAGGTCTACGGCGTGCCGAGCGTCAAGGCCGCCTGGTACGCCGAGGTCAGCTCGGCCGGCCGGATCGGCCGCAACGTCTTCTGGCCCGCCCCCAACGTCGACTCCGGGCTCGTGCGCATGGTGCGGCGCGACCCGCCGCCCACGGACGCCACCCGCGAGGAGGTCTTCGCCGTCGTCGACGCCGCCTTCGCGCAGCGGCGCAAGACGCTGCGCGCGGCGCTCTCCGGCTGGGCGGGCGGCGGAGCGGCCGCCGAGGAGATCCTGCGGGCGGCCGAGGTGGACCCGCGGGCGCGCGGCGAGGTGCTGACGGTGGAGGACTTCGCCCGCATCGCGGCCGCCCGCCCTCGCTGACCTCTTGATGTCGAGATAACGTCGGGGCAGGACGTCGCCGACCGGCGGCGCGGGGGAGGAGGACGCCGATCTACCGCGACCTGCTCTGGCCCGTGCTCGTGCCCTCGGTGCTCGTCGGCATCGCCGGCGGCGCCACCGTGCCGGTCTCGGTGCTCGCCGCGCTCGAGCTCGGCGCCTCGCCCGCGCTCGCCAGCCTGGTCATCGCCCTCGTGGGGCTGGCGACCCTGGCGACCACCGTCCTCGCCGGGCGCTTCATCGACCGGCTCGGCGACCGGAGGGCGATGCTCGTCGCCACCGCCGCGGCGGCCGGCTGCACCGCGCTGAGCGTCGGCGCGCTGGCCTGGGGCGGCAGCGGGGCGCTCGCCCTCTTCGTCGTCTCCCTGGTGCTGCGCGCCCCGGTGATGAACGTCTGGAACCTCTCGCGCCAGGCGCTGGTCGCCGAGCACGTCCCCGTCGAGCGCCGGGGTCGGGCGATGACCGCCCTCGGCGGCACGATGCGCGCCGGCACCCTGCTCGGGCCGCTCCTCGGCGCCGCCCTGCTCCTGCAGCTGCCGCTGTGGTCGGTCTACGTGCTCAGCGTCGGCTGCGCCCTCCTCGCCCTCGGCGTGCTCTACACGCCGGCGGGCTCGACCCTCGACACCGCGGCCAGGGCGGCCCGCTCCGACGGGCACGGGTCCGGTGCGACGGCCGACGGGTCCCAGGGCACCCGCTCCCGGACGCCCGCCCCCGGACCGACCACGGTGCGCTGGCGGGCCGTGCTCCTGGCCGGGGTGGCTGTCGGGACCCTGGCGCTGGCCCGTGTCGCCCAGCCCGTCGTCCTCCAGCTCTGGGGCGTCTCCCTGGGCTTCAGCGAGTCGACGATCTCGCTGCTCGTCGCGCTCGGGGCCGCCGTCGAGCTGGTGCTCATGTTCCCCGGCGGCCGGCTCAAGGACACCCTGGGGCGGTCGCCGGTGCTGGTCCTCTGCCTGGCGGTCTACGGCGCCGGCTTCGTGCTGCTGGCCGGCCTGCCGTCGCTGGTCGGGGCGGTGGTGGCGGTCCTCGTCATGGCGGTCGGCAACGGGCTGGGCGCGGGCATCAACATGACGATCGGCGCCGACCTCAGCCCGGCGGTCGACCGGGCGCGCTTCCTCGGGACGTGGGCGCTCTTCAGCGCGGCCGGCTCGCTCGCCGGTCCGGCCACGGTGTCGGCGCTCGTCGCCGTGGGCAGCGCACGTCTGGCGCTGCTGGGGATCGCCGCCGTCGCGCTGGCCGGCTCGGCCTGGATGGCCGGCTGGGCCCGGGTCGCGGCCCTGCCCGGCGGTGTCGGTCGGGGCCGCTGAGCCGCTGCCGACGTCCCGTCGGGGCACCTGACGACCCAGACCGCGAGGACCCCGGGTCGCACCTTAGGGTGAGGCGCATGAACGCCGGGGAGAGCACCGACACCGTGGCGGTCCGCGTCCCCGGCAAGATCAACCTCGAGCTGCTGGTCGGCCCGCTCCGCGAGGACGGCTACCACGAGCTCTCGACGATCTTCCAGGCCGTCAGCGTCTACGACCGCGTCACCGTCCGGCCCGCCGACGAGTGGTCGGTGCACGTCATCGGGCCCTACGCGGACCGGGTGCCGACCGACGGCTCCAACATCGCGCTCGTGGCAGCCAAGGCCCTCGGGCGTCGGCGGCCGCGCCACGTGCCGCACGACCCGGTGCGGATCGACATCGAGAAGACGATCCCGGTCGCGGGCGGCATGGCTGGCGGCTCGGCCGACGCCGCCGCCACCCTCCTGGCCTGCCGCGAGCTGTGGGCGATGGACCACGTCGACAACGAGACGCTGGCGCAGATCGCGGCCGGCATCGGCTCCGACGTGCCCTTCCTGCTCTCCGGCGGCACCGCCATCGGCTCCGGCCGCGGCGAGCACATCACCCCGGTCCTCGGGCGCGGGGAGCTGCACTGGGTGCTCTGGGCCGGCGAGGGCCTGGCCCTGTCCACCCCCAACGTGTATGCCGAGTGCGACCGCCTCCGCGCGGAGTCCGGGGCCGAGCCGCCCGTGCCCCAGCCCTCCGAGGAGCTCATGACGGCGCTGCGCCGGATGGACCCGGACGACGTGGGACCCGCGCTGCGCAACGACCTCCAGGACGCCGCCGTCTCGCTCGAGCCGCTGCTCGCCGAGGTGATGCGCACGGGTGTCGAGCTCGGGGCGCGCGCCGCGCTCGTCTCCGGCTCCGGGCCGACGGTCGCCTTCCTCACCGGGTCCCAGGCCGAGGCGATCGACCTCTCGGTCGGGCTGGCCGCCAACGGCCCCGCGGGGGACATCGTCCGCGCCGTCGGGCCGGTCCCCGGCGCCCAGGTCGTCCAGCACGTCCGGACGCCCCCCAGCCCGCCGCCCACGCCGCCGCGGTCCAGCCCGCCGCTGGGGCCCGTCACCGGCTGAGGCCGGTCCGGTCGGCCGGGGTTCCCGCTCCCGGGGGCGGGGCCGCGGCGGACGGGACGACGGCTCCCGGGCCGTAGGATCGGGAACCAGCCCCCCCGATCGCAGGAGTCCCCGCATGCCCCCGCCCGCCAGCCTCGTCGCGCTCGACCACGCGCACCTCGTCGCCGGCACCCAGGTGCTGCTCGACGACGTCTCGATCGGCATCTCCGACGGGGACCGGATCGGCGTCGTCGGCCGCAACGGTGGCGGCAAGTCCAGCCTGCTCGGCGTCGTCGTCGGCACCCGCCCGCTCGACGGCGGACGCGTCATCCGCACCGGCAACGTGACGATCGGGATGCTCGGGCAGGTCGACGCCCTGGACCCCGGGGCCAGCGTCGGCCGGGTCGTGCTCGGCGACCTCGCCGAGCACGAGTGGGCCGGCTCGGCCCGCGTCCGCGAGATCCTCACCGGCCTGCTCGGCGACACCGACGCCTCGGCGGTGGGTGGCTGGGACGCCCCCGTCGGGCCGATGTCCGGTGGTGAGCGTCGCCGCCTCGCGCTCGCGGCACTGCTGGTCTCCGACCCCGACCTGCTCGTCCTCGACGAGCCCACCAACCACCTCGACGTCGAGGGCGTCGCCTGGCTGGCGACCTACCTCTCCACGCGTCGCCCCCGCGCCGGCAGCGCCCTGCTCGTCGTCACCCACGACCGCTGGTTCCTCGACGCGGTCAGCACCCGCACGTGGGAGGTGGCCGACGGCGAGGTGCACGCCTACGACGGCGGCTACGCCGCCTACGTCCTGGCCCGAGTCGAGCGCCAGCGGGTCGCGCAGGTCACCGAGGAGCGCCGCGCCAACCTGGCGCGCAAGGAGCTGGCCTGGCTGCGCCGGGGGGCTCCGGCGCGCACGAGCAAGCCGCGCTTCCGCATCGAGGCCGCCACCGCGCTCATCGAGGGCGAGCCCCCGCCCCGTGACAGCGTCGAGCTGGTGCGCTTCGCCACCACCCGCCTCGGGAAGGACGTGCTCGACCTCGTCGACGCCACCGTGACGGTCGGCGACCGCACGCTCCTGGAGGACGTCACCTGGCGCCTCGGGCCGGGCGACCGCTACGGCATCGTCGGCGTCAACGGCGCCGGCAAGTCGACGCTGCTCCGCGTCCTGCAGGGCCAGCACCCGCTCGCGGCCGGTCGGCTCAAGACCGGCAAGACCGTGCGGATGGCGTGCCTGAGCCAGGAGCTG
This genomic interval carries:
- a CDS encoding MFS transporter, with product MLVPSVLVGIAGGATVPVSVLAALELGASPALASLVIALVGLATLATTVLAGRFIDRLGDRRAMLVATAAAAGCTALSVGALAWGGSGALALFVVSLVLRAPVMNVWNLSRQALVAEHVPVERRGRAMTALGGTMRAGTLLGPLLGAALLLQLPLWSVYVLSVGCALLALGVLYTPAGSTLDTAARAARSDGHGSGATADGSQGTRSRTPAPGPTTVRWRAVLLAGVAVGTLALARVAQPVVLQLWGVSLGFSESTISLLVALGAAVELVLMFPGGRLKDTLGRSPVLVLCLAVYGAGFVLLAGLPSLVGAVVAVLVMAVGNGLGAGINMTIGADLSPAVDRARFLGTWALFSAAGSLAGPATVSALVAVGSARLALLGIAAVALAGSAWMAGWARVAALPGGVGRGR
- a CDS encoding 4-(cytidine 5'-diphospho)-2-C-methyl-D-erythritol kinase; amino-acid sequence: MNAGESTDTVAVRVPGKINLELLVGPLREDGYHELSTIFQAVSVYDRVTVRPADEWSVHVIGPYADRVPTDGSNIALVAAKALGRRRPRHVPHDPVRIDIEKTIPVAGGMAGGSADAAATLLACRELWAMDHVDNETLAQIAAGIGSDVPFLLSGGTAIGSGRGEHITPVLGRGELHWVLWAGEGLALSTPNVYAECDRLRAESGAEPPVPQPSEELMTALRRMDPDDVGPALRNDLQDAAVSLEPLLAEVMRTGVELGARAALVSGSGPTVAFLTGSQAEAIDLSVGLAANGPAGDIVRAVGPVPGAQVVQHVRTPPSPPPTPPRSSPPLGPVTG
- a CDS encoding ABC-F family ATP-binding cassette domain-containing protein, whose amino-acid sequence is MPPPASLVALDHAHLVAGTQVLLDDVSIGISDGDRIGVVGRNGGGKSSLLGVVVGTRPLDGGRVIRTGNVTIGMLGQVDALDPGASVGRVVLGDLAEHEWAGSARVREILTGLLGDTDASAVGGWDAPVGPMSGGERRRLALAALLVSDPDLLVLDEPTNHLDVEGVAWLATYLSTRRPRAGSALLVVTHDRWFLDAVSTRTWEVADGEVHAYDGGYAAYVLARVERQRVAQVTEERRANLARKELAWLRRGAPARTSKPRFRIEAATALIEGEPPPRDSVELVRFATTRLGKDVLDLVDATVTVGDRTLLEDVTWRLGPGDRYGIVGVNGAGKSTLLRVLQGQHPLAAGRLKTGKTVRMACLSQELRELDRVRDWTVIDAITEVRSFTTIGGKEVSASSLAQRLGFTGGRQQSRVGDLSGGERRRLQFVRLLMDEPNVLLLDEPTNDLDIDTLTSMEDVLDGWAGTLLVVSHDRYLLERMTDRQVALLGDGTLRDLPGGVEEYLELRKRRPVSRAGVASGSAAGPAAPAGGSAPAAGGTAYTPAQVREARKTLARVERTLDKLHAEEARVHAQMVDAATDPARLAELTEKLREITEQEEALELEWLEASEAAEG